A single region of the Ziziphus jujuba cultivar Dongzao chromosome 10, ASM3175591v1 genome encodes:
- the LOC107410640 gene encoding tryptophan N-monooxygenase CYP79A68 — MAMDLEQTLNFTVVVPYSKPVFSLFWLPPQKCASYEYCSITSQRLSSFAICLFVSLGIFLVKTKFINIFTKSKNVPSLPPGPSPWPLVGNVLEMWRNRPAYRWINRFMKELDTDIACICLGKTNVITVNSPEIAREFFKKYDAVFASRPLTVNTGIFSRGFLATIVTPMGNQWKKMRRVLIHDVFNRSKMQWMLQKRNEEADNLIRYIHNLSYNGGSAGQVVNVRTAAQHYTGNVMRKMMFNRRFYGKGSEDGGPGVEEEEHLSALFTLLLHIYAFSVVDYLPWMRVFDLDEHEKKVSEAMEVLKKYQEVIVNERVQQWREGKKIEAEDLLDIFITLKDEDGEPLLSNDEIKAQITEIFLATVDNPSNAAEWALSEMLNQPEQLEKAVEELDRVVGKDKLVQEHDIPNLPYITACLREAFRLHPISPFNVPHLSVSDCIVAGYFIPKGSHVLLSRLELGRNPKVWEDPLRFDPERHLKDGVATQQVSLAEPELRFITFTTGRRSCLGSWLGTTMSVMLLARLVQGFTWSMPPGVEKIDLIEADSLLLKDTPLHAHAKPRLPASVYPMN, encoded by the exons ATGGCAATGGACTTGGAACAGACCTTGAACTTTACAGTAGTAGTACCATACTCAAAGCCtgttttctctctattttggcTCCCACCACAAAAATGTGCTTCCTACGAATACTGTTCAATAACCTCTCAAAGACTCTCATCCTTTGCGATTTGCCTCTTCGTTTCCCTTGGCATCTTCCTTGTCAAAACCAAGTTTATCAATATCTTTACCAAAAGCAAGAACGTTCCTTCTCTTCCTCCAGGTCCTTCTCCATGGCCTCTGGTTGGAAATGTCCTCGAGATGTGGAGGAATAGACCTGCATACCGATGGATTAACCGTTTCATGAAAGAACTCGATACAGATATCGCTTGCATTTGCTTAGGAAAAACCAATGTCATCACTGTCAATTCACCAGAAATCGCTAGAgaattcttcaaaaaatatgaTGCAGTTTTCGCATCAAGACCTTTAACAGTTAACACTGGTATTTTCAGTCGTGGATTTTTGGCCACAATAGTAACACCGATGGGAAACCAGTGGAAGAAGATGAGAAGGGTTTTGATTCATGATGTATTCAACCGTTCCAAAATGCAATGGATGCTTCAGAAACGGAATGAAGAAGCCGATAACCTCATTCGGTATATCCACAACCTGAGCTACAATGGTGGCTCTGCAGGGCAAGTGGTTAATGTGAGAACTGCGGCACAACACTACACAGGAAATGTGATGAGGAAGATGATGTTCAACAGAAGGTTTTATGGGAAAGGAAGCGAAGATGGAGGACCtggtgttgaagaagaagagcatCTTTCTGCACTTTTTACTTTGCTTTTACACATCTATGCTTTCTCTGTGGTGGATTATCTTCCATGGATGAGGGTTTTTGATTTGGATGAGCATGAGAAGAAGGTTAGTGAGGCTATGGAGGTGTTGAAAAAGTACCAAGAAGTTATAGTGAATGAGAGAGTTCAACAATGGAGGGAAGGAAAGAAGATAGAGGCTGAGGATCTGCTTGATATTTTCATTACACTCAAAGATGAAGATGGAGAACCTTTATTGTCTAATGATGAGATCAAAGCGCAAATCACG GAAATTTTTCTTGCAACAGTGGACAATCCTTCCAATGCAGCTGAATGGGCTCTATCGGAAATGCTCAACCAACCTGAACAACTTGAAAAAGCAGTGGAGGAATTAGATAGGGTTGTTGGTAAAGACAAGCTTGTTCAAGAACATGATATTCCTAATCTCCCTTATATCACTGCCTGTTTAAGGGAAGCTTTCCGTCTTCACCCGATTTCCCCGTTCAACGTCCCCCATCTCTCTGTCTCTGATTGCATTGTGGCTGGCTATTTCATCCCCAAGGGAAGTCACGTATTGCTAAGCCGGTTGGAATTAGGCCGAAACCCTAAGGTTTGGGAAGACCCTTTGAGATTTGACCCTGAACGCCATTTGAAGGATGGAGTTGCTACTCAACAAGTAAGTCTTGCTGAACCTGAGCTTCGCTTCATTACATTCACTACTGGAAGGCGAAGTTGCTTAGGCAGTTGGCTCGGGACGACCATGTCAGTGATGCTGCTTGCTAGGCTTGTTCAAGGGTTTACATGGAGCATGCCACCAGGTGTGGAGAAAATTGACCTAATTGAAGCTGACTCACTCTTGTTGAAGGATACTCCTCTTCATGCTCATGCAAAGCCTCGCTTGCCTGCAAGTGTTTATCCAATGAACTAG